The Mesorhizobium sp. M3A.F.Ca.ET.080.04.2.1 genome contains the following window.
TACCAGATGCCCGGCTCCAATGCGCTCGACCTGCAGCAGCGGGTCAAGGACAAGATGCAGGAACTGTCGGCGCGCTTCCCGAAAGGCGTCCACTACGCCATGCATTACGACACGACGCGCTTCGTCTCGGCCTCGATGCACGACGTGCTGATCACGCTCGGCGAGGCACTGGTGCTGGTCGTGGCGGTGGTGTTCATCTTCCTGCAGAGCTGGCGCACCACCATCATCCCGACCATCGCCATTCCGGTGTCGCTGATCGCGACGCTGGCGGTGATGTACCTGCTGGGCTTCTCGCTCAACATGCTGTCGCTTCTCGGCATGGTGCTGGCGATCGGCCTCGTCGTCGACGACGCCATCGTGGTGGTCGAGAATGTCGAGCGACAGCTGGAAGCCGGGCTTTCGCCGCTTGCCGCGACGCGGGCGGCGATGGCCGAAGTCACCGGCCCGATCATCGCTACCACCGCGGTGCTGATGGCGGTGTTCATTCCGGTCGCCTTCATCCCCGGCGTGTCGGGCCGGCTCTACAATCAGTTCGCGCTCACCGTGGCGATCTCGGTCGGCATCTCGGCCTTCAACTCGCTGACGCTCAGCCCGGCGCTGAGTGCTGCCTTCCTGCGCCATCGCGGCGAGACGCAGTTCGTCCTGTTCCGCTGGTTCAATGCCGGTTTCGACTGGCTGTCGCATGCCTATGCCCATGGCGTGCGTGTCCTGATCAGGTTGCGCTGGGCCATGCTCGGCCTGTTCGCGGCCGGCCTGGTCGCCACCTATTTCGTCTGGCAGAAGCTTCCCTCCACCTTCCTTCCCGTGGAGGACCAGGGCTATTTCTTCGTCGTCATCCAACTGCCGGACGGTGCTTCGCTGGAGCGCACCGATGCGGTGGCGCAGAAGGCGCGAGACATCCTGCAGGCGACGCCCGGCGTCGACATCGTCGGCTCGATCAGCGGGCTTAACTTCCTCACCAGCGCCGCGCAGTCGAACTCGGCGGTCGAGTTCGCGATCCTGAAGCCGTGGGACGAGCGCGGGCCTGACCAGAGCGCTTCCAAGCTGGTCGAGCAGGTGCGCGGCAAGCTGTTGCAGATCCCGGAAGCCTTCGCGCTGTCCTTCGATCCGCCCTCGATTCCGGGCCTCGGCACCACAGGCGGCTTCGAGTTCCAGGTCGAGGACCTTTCGGGCCGCGGCAGCGCGGCGCTCAACGAGGTGACGCAGGCGCTGATCGCCGAAGCGCGCAAGCAGCCGGAGCTCAATCCGCAGCAGCTGTTCTCGTCCTTCTCGACCTCGACGCCGCAGTTCAACTACGACCTCGATCGCAGCAAGGCCAAGCTGCTCGGCCTCAACCTGCCCGATGTGTTCAACACGCTGCAGATCTATCTCGGCTCGCTTTACGTCAACGACTTCAACCTGTTCGGCCGCACCTTCCGGGTGACGATCCAGGCCGACAAGGACGCGCGCGCCGACGCCACCGACATCTCGCGGCTCTACGTGCGCAATGCTTCCGGAGGCATGGTGCCGCTGAGCACGCTCGGCAAGCTTGTGCCGATCGTCGGCCCGGAAACCGTGCCGCACTACAACAACAACGCCTCCGCCCTGATCAATGGCGGCGCCGCGCCCGGCTTCTCGTCGGGACAGGCGGTGGCGGCGATGGAACGGGCGGCGGCGAATGTGCTGCCGCGGGACTTCGGCTATGAGTGGACGGGCATCACCTATCAGGAGCTCAAGGCCGGATCGATCGCTTCGGTCGTGTTCGGGCTGGCGATCGTCTTCGTCTTCCTGATCCTGGCGGCGCAGTATGAGAGCTGGGCGATGCCGTTCATGGTGCTGCTCGCCGTGCCGCTGGCCCTGTTCGGCGCCTTCCTCGTGCTTCTGCTGCGCGGCATGCAGATCGACGTCTATTCGCAGATCGGCTTCGTCATGCTGATCGGCCTGGCGGCGAAGAACGCGATCCTGATCGTCGAGTTCGCCCGACGTCGTCGCGAGGAGGGTCTCACCATCGTCGAGGCGGCTATGGAAGCAGCAAGACTAAGGCTCAGGCCGATCCTGATGACCGCCTTCGCCTTCATCCTCGGCGTGCTGCCGCTAATGTTCGCGACGGGCGCAGGTGCGGCGAGCCGCCAGTCGATCGGCACCACCGTCTTCGGCGGCATGGTGGCGGCGACGGTGTTGTCGCTGGTCTTCGTGCCGGTCTTCTACGCGGTGATCGAGAAGCTGCGCGAGCGCGGCGAGAAAGAACCCGCCGCGGGGCATCGGGAATCTCTGCACCAGGAAGACATTGAACCGACCGCCGAGCCGGCGCTTGAGCCGCTCGCCCAGGCGGCTGAATAGGACTGGAGACCAACATGCGTAAATGGAAAATCGCTTTGGGAACGGCCGTCGCGCTGGGCGCGGTCTCGATGGCCAGCGTGCACCTGCTGGACATGGGCAATCTCAGCCTCAATGGCGGCACGGCGGGCGCGGCGCCCGCGCCGGCAGCCTTCGTCATGCCGGTGCCCGTGGTGAACGTCGTCAAGAAGACGCTGCCGATCTACCTCGATTATGCTGCGCGCGTCGAGCCGATCCGCAGCATTACGCTGCAGGCGCGCGTGCCCGGTTATCTGCAGGAGCAGAATGCGGCCGACGGCAGCGACGTCAAGCAGGGCGACCTGCTCTACCGGATCGCTCCCGAGGACTACCAGGCCGCCCTCGACCAGGCGAAGGCGCAGGTCGAACGCGACACGGCAACGCTCGACTATGCGCGCTCGAATCTCGGGCGCGGCAGCGAGCTCGCCAAGAGCGGCTATCTCGCCAAGGACAGCTTCGACCAGCGCACCAGCACCTTGCGCGCAGCCGAAGCGGCGCTGCTGCTCGACAAAGCGGCGGTGCGAACCGCCGAGCTCAATCTCGGCTATGCCGAGATCAAGGCGCCTTTTCCAGGGCGCATCGGCCGCAACCAGGCCTCGGTCGGCACGCTGGTGAGCGTGGCCGGCACCGTGCTCAACACGCTGGTGCAGCTCGACCCGATTTACGTCACCTTCAACCCGAGCGAGACCGACCTCGTACAGATCGAGCAAGCCAAGGCGGCCGGTGCGGTCGCCGTCGACGTGCTTCTGCCCGGCGAGAGCGAGCCCAGCCAGAAGGGCGAGCTGACCTTCATCGACAACACGATCGATCATTCAACCGGCACCATCACGGCGCGGGCAACGATCGGCAACGCCAAGTTCACGCTGCTGCCGGGACAGTATGTGCGCGTGCGGCTGCATGTGAAGGAACAGCCCAACACGCTGATGGTGCCGCAGGTGGCGCTCGGTTCCAGCCAGCTCGGCAAGTACCTCTATGTCCTCGGCAAAGGCAACACGGTCGACCAGAAACTGGTCTCGCTCGGGCCGACCGATGGCGAGCTGATTTCCGTGACCTCCGGCATTTCCGAAACCGACCAGGTGATCACGGGCAATCTGCAGAAGATCGGACCCGGAATGCCGGTTTCCCCCTTGCCGCAAGCCAAACCGGCCAGCTGATTCCCCCATCAGATCCGGTCCGACGGCGCCCTCGACAGCCACGTCGCGGGCGCCGTCTTCTTTTGTGTGTCGCAATCCGCACAAAAGCGGTCGCCAATCTTCTTGTTGGATTGTCGACAATCTGCTTGTCTGGCCGCCGGTTCATTCAAAGTGAGGCGCATGGCAAAGGTGGACTTCAGTCCGATTGCAGATACGACGCGCCGGGCCGAGATCGTGGCGCTGCTCAGGCGCGCCATCCTGACCGGCCAGTTGGAGCCCGGACAGAAGCTCAATGAGCTCCGCATTTCGGAGCAGATGCGGGTCAGCCGGGCTCCGCTGCGCGAGGCGATGCGCGAACTGGTGCAGGAAGGCATCCTGACCAGCATTCCCTATGCCGGGACCTTCGTAATCGACGTCACCGCCAAGGACATCATCGATGTCTATTCGCTCAACAAGGTGCTCGACGAGTTCGCCATCGAGCAGGCCTGGCCGCTGCGCGACCGGCGCTTCTTCGACGAGCTCGACCGCCGCCATGCGAGCGTCAAGCAGGCGACGCGGGCGCTCGACACCACCCGCCAGATCGAGACGGCGCTGCAGTTGCACGGGCTGATCTACGAGTGGGCCGACAATTCGGTGCTTTCGGAAACCTGGCAACGACTTGCCAGTCGGCTGCAAATGTATTTCGCGCTGCACCAGCGCGCGCGCAACGAGTTGGTGCCGGCCGAGGATGTGCACGAATCCTATGTGCGACTGCTCAAAGGCAACGACATGCGCGCGGCCCAGCGCCATGCGCGCGAGCACATCGACCACGATTTCGAAGAGCTTCTCGCCTATGCGCGCAGCCTTGAAAAGCGCATGTCGAAGAGCGCCTGACCATTCCAGCTGACAACGGACGACAACGTGAAGATCAAGACCATAAAAGCCTATCATGTCGTGCAGCCCTTCGTGGACGGCCCCTATCGCATGTCGAAGGGGCGGGTCGCCGACTGCTTCGACGCGGTGATCGTCGCCATCACCTGCGACAGCGGCGCGACCGGCTGGGGCGAAATGGCGCCGCTCGGCAATTTCTACTCGGCCGCATTTCCAGCGGGAACACGCGCGGGCGTGCCGGAAATCGCGCCGCATCTCATCGGCCACGACCCGCGCGGCCTCGCCGGCATCGGCAGGCTGATGGACACGGTGTTCAAAGGCCACCCTTACGTGAAATCCGCGCTCGACATGGCCTGCTGCGACCTCGCTGCGCGCGCCGCCGACGTGCCGCTGGTGACGATGCTCGGCGGCCGCGAGAGCGAAACGGCTGAGCTCTACAAGGTCGTCACCCACGGCACCCTCGACCAGATGGCGGCGCTGGCTAAGCGCATCGTCACGGAAGGCTACCACCGGCTGCAGGTCAAAGTCGGCGGCAATGTGCGCGACGACATCGAGCGGGTCACCGCCGTTGCGGCCGCCGTGCCCAAGGGCACGGTCATCTTCTGCGATGCCAATGCCGGCTGGACGCCCTTCCAGGCGCGTCAGTTCGCCGATGCCACGCGGGGCATCGATTACACGTTCGAGCAGCCCTGCACGACGCTCGAGGAGAACATGTCGGTGCGGCGTATGCTGGACAAGCCGATGGTGCTGGATGAATCCGTCACCTCGCTCGAGGAGATGCTGGAGATTCACCGCCTGGGCGCGGCCGACGGGCTGACGCTGAAGATCTCGCGGCTGGGCGGCGTCACCAGGACGCGCCAGATCCGCGACGTCGCCGTCGATCTCGGTTTCATGATCACGGTCGAGGACACCGGCGGGGCCGAGATCGACACCGCCGCCATGGCGCACTTGTCGCTGTCGACACCGGAAGAGCGCCGGCTGCACGCGATCGCCTTCCACGAATGGGTGACGGTGCGCACCGCCGCCAACAAACCGCCGGTGACCGGCAGCCGCATGGGCATTCCCGACGGCCCGGGCCTCGGCATCGATGTCGTCCCGGACCTGCTCGGCAAGCCCTTCTTCGCGATCGGCTGAGACGATGGCCCCGCATGTGAAGGCGATGCCCATCCCGGGTTGAGGCGCTTTACGTCTGCTGGAGACGAAGACGGTGGCGCACCCGCACAGGCAGTGCCATTCAGTCGTCCGCCATGCTGAAGGCGATGGCGTTTTTTACTCAAGACCGACAGTTCCAGAAGTTCCCGCTGCCCCCTTCCCCGACACCGAAGGTCCCGCATTGCCGCTGGAACCTCGTCTCGCATTTGGATTCGCGGCGCGGCCGCAAAGACAGGTTGAAATATTTTTCAAATAGAAATAGGAATGTTCAGACTGATGATCGCGGCGCCGTGGCGCGCCAAGGACTGGAGGAAGCGACATGTCCCATCCGCAATTCGCAGCGGAACTCCTGCAGCGCGCTGAAAGCCAAGGTCCGATCACCATCGGTCTCGCCGGCGCCGGACAGATGGGGACGGATATCGTCGTTCAGGTCGCCCTTATGCCGGGCATGCGCATCGGCGCCATCTCCGAGGTGCGGCCGCAGGCAGCGATCGACGCGGCGCTGCTTGCCGGCCATGACAGGTCCGACATCGTGCAGGCCCCCAATGCCTCGGCAATCGACCGCGCCATCGAGGCCGGCAAGATCGCCGTCACCGAGGACCTGCATGCGCTCGCCGCCGCCGGCCGCATCGACGTCATCATCGACGCCACCGGCAACCCCAATATCGGCACGCTGTTCGCGCTCGAAGTGATGAAGAACGGCAAGCACATCGTCATGCTCAATGTCGAGGCCGACATCACCATCGGCCGCTTCCTGAAGGAAGAGGCGCGCAAGGCCGGCGTCGTCTATACCGGCGCGGCCGGCGACGAGCCCGCCTGCACGCTGGAGATCATCGGCTTCGCCAAGAGTCTCGGCTTCACAATTGTCGCTGCCGGCAAGGGCAAGAACAACCCGCTGAAGATCGATGCGGTGCCGGCCGACTACGAGAAGGAAGCAGCCGAGCGCAACATGAATGCGCGCATGCTGGTCGAGTTCGTCGACGGCTCCAAGACTGCTATCGAGATGGTGGCCATCGCCAACGCCACCGGCCTTGTGCCCGACGTGCCCGGCATGCACGGGCCGACGGCGACGCTGGAAGAACTGGCCGGCGTGCTCTGCCCGCGCGAGGATGGCGGCGTGCTGCACCGCAAGGGCGTTGTCGACTATTCGATCGGCAAGGGTGTCGCGCCCGGCGTGTTCTGCATCATCGAGACCAAGCACCCGCGCGTGCTGGAGCGCATGATCGACCTCAAGGTCGGCAAGGGTCCCTATTTCACGATCTTCCGCCCCTATCACCTGACCAGCCTGGAAGTGCCGCTGTCGGCGGCGCGCGCGGTGGTCTACAAGCGCGCCGACATGGAGCCGCTCGACCATCCGGTGGCCGAGGCGGTGGCGGTAGCCAAGACCCATCTCGGCGCCGGCCAGTCGCTCGGCATGATCGGCGAGAACGACTATCGCGGCTTCGCCATGACCTGGGAGGATGCGCGCGCCAGGGGCGCACTGCCGCTCGGCCTCGCCGAGCGCGCCAAGGTGGTGAAGCCGGTCAAGGCCGGCGACTTCCTGACCTATGAAAATTGTGTACCCGACGATTCGATGGTGATAACCCAGATCCGCCGTCGTCTCGACCAGGCGGACGGACGGTTCGTAACCAACGCGGCCTGACCTTCTGATGGACGATGTCGTAATCGGGATCGACGCCTCGACGACGGCCGTGAAGGCGATCGCCTTCGCACGCAACGGCACTGAACTCTTCCAGGCCCGCGAGACCTATCCGCTTTCCAACCCCGCGCCCGGGCATTTCGAGCAGGACGCGGAGCATTGGTGGACGGCGCTTTTGTCGGCGTTGAAACAGGTCGCCGACAGGGTCGGCGCATCACGCGTCAAGGCGCTTTCGATCGCTCACCAGCGCGAGAGCTTCACGCTGATCGACGCCGCCGGCAAGCCGCTGATCCCCGCTATCCTGTGGCTGGACGAACGAGCCCGCCGCCAGGTGGCCCGGCTTTCGGCCGAGCTTGGCCGCGAGGCGATCCGCAACTGGAGCGGCAAGCCGCCGGATCCGACGCCGGCGCTTTATGGGCTCGCCTGGCTGAAGGAACACAAGCCAGAGGCACTCGCCGAGGCGGCAGCGCTGGTCGACGTGCACGCCTTCTTGGTCCATCGGCTGACCGGCCGGCTCGTCACCAGCACCGCGAGCGCCGATCCGCTCGGCCTGCTGGACATCGCGCATGGCAATTGGCATCCGCGGCTGGTCGAGGCGGCAGGCCTGTGGCCGCAGCAACTGCCCGAACTGGCTGCGCCCGGCGCGATCTGCGGCGGCGTTTCCGAAAGGATCGCATCTGCGACCGGCCTGAAAGCCGGCACACCGGTCGTCGCCGGCGCCGGCGACGGCCAGGCGATGGGCCTCGGCATGGGAGTCTACGGACCCGGCAAGAGCTATCTTTCGCTCGGCTCCGGCGTCGTCAGCGGAAACTATGCCGGCACGGTCACGACGTCGGATGCCTTCCGCACGCTGGTTTCGCCGACCGGCTGCGGCTTCATGCTGGAGACGGTGCTGCGCTCCGGCATGCAACTGGTCGACTGGATCGTACGCACCACCGGCTCGCCGTCGGCTGCCGTTCTTGAAAAGGCGGCGATGACGGTTGCGCCGGGCAGCGACGGCCTGCTGGTCATGCCCTATTGGGCCGGCGTCATGAGCCCATACTGGGACGGTGCGGCGCGCGGCGCAATCGTCGGCCTGTCGCTCGATCACGAGCCGAAACATCTCTTCCGCGCGGTGCTGGAAGGCATCGCCTTCGAGCAGGCTATCGCCACCGATGCGATGGAAGCGCAGACCGGCAAGGCCGGATCGATGATCGCGGCCGGGGGCGGAACAAATTCGACGCTGCTGATGCAGGTCATGGCGAGCGTGCTCCAGCGGCCGCTTTTCGTCTCGCCTGTCAACGAGGCAGCAGCGCTTGGGGCGGCCATGCTGGCGGCCTCGGCCATCGGCTGGTTCGCTTCACCTGAAGACGCGGCAAAGGCGATGGCCGCACCGCCGGCAAGACAAGTCGATCCCGCTGATGCGCTGGTGCCTATCTACCGCGCCCGCAAGGCGATCTACC
Protein-coding sequences here:
- a CDS encoding homoserine dehydrogenase; the encoded protein is MSHPQFAAELLQRAESQGPITIGLAGAGQMGTDIVVQVALMPGMRIGAISEVRPQAAIDAALLAGHDRSDIVQAPNASAIDRAIEAGKIAVTEDLHALAAAGRIDVIIDATGNPNIGTLFALEVMKNGKHIVMLNVEADITIGRFLKEEARKAGVVYTGAAGDEPACTLEIIGFAKSLGFTIVAAGKGKNNPLKIDAVPADYEKEAAERNMNARMLVEFVDGSKTAIEMVAIANATGLVPDVPGMHGPTATLEELAGVLCPREDGGVLHRKGVVDYSIGKGVAPGVFCIIETKHPRVLERMIDLKVGKGPYFTIFRPYHLTSLEVPLSAARAVVYKRADMEPLDHPVAEAVAVAKTHLGAGQSLGMIGENDYRGFAMTWEDARARGALPLGLAERAKVVKPVKAGDFLTYENCVPDDSMVITQIRRRLDQADGRFVTNAA
- a CDS encoding mandelate racemase/muconate lactonizing enzyme family protein produces the protein MKIKTIKAYHVVQPFVDGPYRMSKGRVADCFDAVIVAITCDSGATGWGEMAPLGNFYSAAFPAGTRAGVPEIAPHLIGHDPRGLAGIGRLMDTVFKGHPYVKSALDMACCDLAARAADVPLVTMLGGRESETAELYKVVTHGTLDQMAALAKRIVTEGYHRLQVKVGGNVRDDIERVTAVAAAVPKGTVIFCDANAGWTPFQARQFADATRGIDYTFEQPCTTLEENMSVRRMLDKPMVLDESVTSLEEMLEIHRLGAADGLTLKISRLGGVTRTRQIRDVAVDLGFMITVEDTGGAEIDTAAMAHLSLSTPEERRLHAIAFHEWVTVRTAANKPPVTGSRMGIPDGPGLGIDVVPDLLGKPFFAIG
- a CDS encoding FGGY family carbohydrate kinase produces the protein MDDVVIGIDASTTAVKAIAFARNGTELFQARETYPLSNPAPGHFEQDAEHWWTALLSALKQVADRVGASRVKALSIAHQRESFTLIDAAGKPLIPAILWLDERARRQVARLSAELGREAIRNWSGKPPDPTPALYGLAWLKEHKPEALAEAAALVDVHAFLVHRLTGRLVTSTASADPLGLLDIAHGNWHPRLVEAAGLWPQQLPELAAPGAICGGVSERIASATGLKAGTPVVAGAGDGQAMGLGMGVYGPGKSYLSLGSGVVSGNYAGTVTTSDAFRTLVSPTGCGFMLETVLRSGMQLVDWIVRTTGSPSAAVLEKAAMTVAPGSDGLLVMPYWAGVMSPYWDGAARGAIVGLSLDHEPKHLFRAVLEGIAFEQAIATDAMEAQTGKAGSMIAAGGGTNSTLLMQVMASVLQRPLFVSPVNEAAALGAAMLAASAIGWFASPEDAAKAMAAPPARQVDPADALVPIYRARKAIYRDLYQATRDIHTRLGEVAQD
- a CDS encoding multidrug efflux RND transporter permease subunit, encoding MVRFFISRPIFASAIAIIMVLAGAIAYFLLPVSQFPDITPPQVVVSAHYPGASAQVVADTVTTPLEQQINGVQGMTYMSSTSSNDGSSTITITFDVGYPLSTAAVDVQNRVSQAASSLPAIVNQGGVTIKKQNPNFVLIVDLTSPDGSVDPVALSNLAYLQVVDPLKRLPGVGDVQIFGERRYSMRVWLDPDKLANLGITAVDVQNAIAEQNVQVAAGKIGQSPAPAGTAFEMQVNAVGRLSDPKEFGDIVVRANSANGSLVRLRDVARIELGALQYSSSAFFGKDPTVVLAVYQMPGSNALDLQQRVKDKMQELSARFPKGVHYAMHYDTTRFVSASMHDVLITLGEALVLVVAVVFIFLQSWRTTIIPTIAIPVSLIATLAVMYLLGFSLNMLSLLGMVLAIGLVVDDAIVVVENVERQLEAGLSPLAATRAAMAEVTGPIIATTAVLMAVFIPVAFIPGVSGRLYNQFALTVAISVGISAFNSLTLSPALSAAFLRHRGETQFVLFRWFNAGFDWLSHAYAHGVRVLIRLRWAMLGLFAAGLVATYFVWQKLPSTFLPVEDQGYFFVVIQLPDGASLERTDAVAQKARDILQATPGVDIVGSISGLNFLTSAAQSNSAVEFAILKPWDERGPDQSASKLVEQVRGKLLQIPEAFALSFDPPSIPGLGTTGGFEFQVEDLSGRGSAALNEVTQALIAEARKQPELNPQQLFSSFSTSTPQFNYDLDRSKAKLLGLNLPDVFNTLQIYLGSLYVNDFNLFGRTFRVTIQADKDARADATDISRLYVRNASGGMVPLSTLGKLVPIVGPETVPHYNNNASALINGGAAPGFSSGQAVAAMERAAANVLPRDFGYEWTGITYQELKAGSIASVVFGLAIVFVFLILAAQYESWAMPFMVLLAVPLALFGAFLVLLLRGMQIDVYSQIGFVMLIGLAAKNAILIVEFARRRREEGLTIVEAAMEAARLRLRPILMTAFAFILGVLPLMFATGAGAASRQSIGTTVFGGMVAATVLSLVFVPVFYAVIEKLRERGEKEPAAGHRESLHQEDIEPTAEPALEPLAQAAE
- a CDS encoding GntR family transcriptional regulator → MAKVDFSPIADTTRRAEIVALLRRAILTGQLEPGQKLNELRISEQMRVSRAPLREAMRELVQEGILTSIPYAGTFVIDVTAKDIIDVYSLNKVLDEFAIEQAWPLRDRRFFDELDRRHASVKQATRALDTTRQIETALQLHGLIYEWADNSVLSETWQRLASRLQMYFALHQRARNELVPAEDVHESYVRLLKGNDMRAAQRHAREHIDHDFEELLAYARSLEKRMSKSA
- a CDS encoding efflux RND transporter periplasmic adaptor subunit; amino-acid sequence: MRKWKIALGTAVALGAVSMASVHLLDMGNLSLNGGTAGAAPAPAAFVMPVPVVNVVKKTLPIYLDYAARVEPIRSITLQARVPGYLQEQNAADGSDVKQGDLLYRIAPEDYQAALDQAKAQVERDTATLDYARSNLGRGSELAKSGYLAKDSFDQRTSTLRAAEAALLLDKAAVRTAELNLGYAEIKAPFPGRIGRNQASVGTLVSVAGTVLNTLVQLDPIYVTFNPSETDLVQIEQAKAAGAVAVDVLLPGESEPSQKGELTFIDNTIDHSTGTITARATIGNAKFTLLPGQYVRVRLHVKEQPNTLMVPQVALGSSQLGKYLYVLGKGNTVDQKLVSLGPTDGELISVTSGISETDQVITGNLQKIGPGMPVSPLPQAKPAS